The sequence ATGGAAACTTGCTTCTCTTAATTCATCAGCTTACACCAGAACTGTATCTGATCAACAGTGGCAAGTTAATAGAACGGTTCCATGCTGGTCACATTTCATTGATTCTAAAGAAAGATGCAGGTGTGTTGGAGGATTTTCCATTAACCTAATTAAGTTATTTGTTTCTTGGAATCAATTTCTTTTGGTCAGATGATTTGGAAAATCATCTGTAATGTTTCGAGAAATTATATGAAGAGATCACAAAGTGCATCCCGTGATACCAGGCCTCTTGATCGAGGCTGAGTCATCCAGCACATATGCTGCAGAGATAGTAGATTTGCTTCATTTTCTGTTGATTAGCAATTGTGTGATAATGCATGGACTGCATCTGTATTATGGTTGGCACAGGAAGCATAACTATCTGCTTGACAGTTTTCAAGAACTCATTTGTCAACTTCCTTTGGTcgttcttttcatggtttactGTCTTGTTAGTTGGAAATCTACGATTAACCCGAACTGAAGATGACGTTTCTGTCACAGATCACCTCTTCCTCGTTCCATGAAGGCTCCCCATGCTACAGGCTATCCAACATTATCAGACCCATATATGTTCCATATTCCAATAGAAACTCCCGGGCACAGTTATTCAAATTTGTTGCCTCAACCAAGCTATTTATCCTTTGCTCCTCCTGAGGTAATTGAGCAATTTTTGGTTACTTCATGCATGTAGCATCTGATATGCATCCATATATTCTAACGTGATTTGTTCTTTATGCTTTGCCCATTTTGATACTATATTCGGCTAGCAGCTCTCATTTGGCAGGTTCCAGGCTGATGAACAGGCATGGGTTGATACAATTAAATCTGTTGGAACTGGATCCACGGTTAGGATAAACACTATGGACTGGCTTGGCCAATCCCAATATGTGAAGCCAACAGTTTATTGGTCATCCCTTTCCTCTGTAATATCTGAGGTATCCATGTCTTCATACCATTAAGTTTCTGCATTCGTAAGATCACTACACTTCTTAAAAACAAGATGTGTAGCATTTCAGAACATGTTTTTCTACTAAACTCATAGAGTTTCTTACTTTATTGATGTGCATGCCtcactgcatttttttttttggtgtgtgcATATGTATCTGCATTTACCAAGAATATTCTAAGTTCTGaaagatttttgtatttcaatggCTTTGTTGAATTGATAGGTTGTCTTCTCCAAGCACGCAACAGTGAAGTTACTGGTAGCATTCTGGGCTCATTTTATCGACAACACCGATCAGTATCTGAAGTCTCTTCTCTACTCTAATGTCCTCTGCTCTTCCTCCAAGTATAACAACTGTTCTGGTAAAGTTGAGATCAAGTACTATTTAGTTCCAGGTTATAACCTGACAGGACCTGCAATTAGCAATGGGACTAGCACAGGAAACATTTATCCAGGCTTTACGCGGGTTAATCATGGAAAATACGCAGTTAGTGATACACGAGCCCACATTGGCACGAGCAATCTTATATGGGATTATTTTTACACAACAGCTGGTGTCAGTTTCGGGACATACAACCCTGCCATTGTTTCACAGCTTCAGGCAATCTTTGATGCTGACTGGAACTCACCATATGCTATTCCAGTAGGAGAGCTGGATGAAGCTCATCGTTCTTATTCGAGCTGAGTACTTTCTCTTGAAGAAGCACTTGACTTTGTCGAAGCAAGTTCTAAGCTAATGATAGCAATGGATTCAAGGAAGTAAATGCGTACAAAGGCGACGATGAGATTCCGGATTTGCTTTTGATTGGTCACATGCAAGTTCTTATACACTTTGTAATCtttgaacaaaataaagatGAACTCATGTTCAGCTTTAGACTGAACCTTACAAAGAGATTTTTGTTACATTTCGTATGCTGTCAACACTCACCAATCATTTGACCATAATACATGAATTTGTTCTTAATCACAAGGACTGAGAGAAAGTTAAGGCAGTGTAGTGATGACAATGACATTGGTTGTAATTTGATGCaactttttgataatttattttgtgtaatttGAATTATTCGTTAAATCTAACATTAGTATTTGTTAAGTTTCACCAACCACTATTAAGACATAAATTTTACATAACCAGCaagcattcctttttttttttttttttttttttatcattaagtCATTTTTTAACACTTGTAAAACTTCACCTTAATacttaatctttaatttttaacccTAAATCTAATAGCATTAAACCTGATTTAGGATGGtttcaagaagaaaaataaggagTTGACCTATATAATCTGTTCAATTCgattaaaactcaaattgatttttttccaagattttactttaaaaaattaaaacattgatttGCCTTTGTCAACCCGGTTAATCGATAACACGGACCTTGAGTCAAATTATGAGCTGGGCTGTGTATCATTAGTTCATTACTATGGTTAAAACTGGTTCAACTATAGTTAGAGGCTTAGagctaaaaaatgaaaaataatcattcTTTGAGGACTTTGTTCGGACATCAATAAAACTTTCAAAACCCAAATTGAAACCCTTAACAAGGTGATGCAGCCCATTCATTTTAGCCCATTAACGTAAAACCCCACACCCTCTAGGGAACTCCCTTGCTTCTCCTGCGAGAGCTAAACGCACTGAACAGCGAACTAAAACCAAGGGTGGCCTCCATTGATAGAGAAGCGAACCCAAGATACATTACCAACACTTGCACAAGCAAATAGAGCTAGAGATGATGCAGAGATTCAAGGGATTGATAAAGTTAAAGCAAGCTAGAAATGGGCTTCTTTCTTATCAGAGAAACTTCTCTGCTTTACCTTACGATGCTCAATATGATGATCCTCAAGACCAGGTCAGTCTGTCAGTCTCTTTGTATATGTTTTTGTTCTGAAAATCTTGCACCCAATTGAAAGTTTAAGTCTTTTAGCTTAACGTTTTGGTCTGTGTACGTTTTGTGTGTATGGCATTTGGTTTTCTACTGAGAATTGGTTCATTTATGAAGAGAAGACTCTCAAGAATGGGgcttttttttctaaagtttttTGTATCCAGTTGAAAGATTGAGGCTTTTAAGTAGAAAGTTTGTCTTCTAAGTTCGAGCTTCAATACTTGATCTTTGTGTATGTTGTGCGCGCACGCCAATTGGTTTTGTGTTGAGAATTTGTTCGTTTATTAAGAGCAAATTAAGAAGAATGGAGCTTTTTGTTTATTCGTTAAAAAATACTCGCACGCAATTGAGAGTCTATTTATCATTTTCggtctttctgttttttctttcatcttcgGGTGCAGGCTTTCTTGTCCTCCTTTATTCTAGATAGGAGTGCCCACGAATTGGCTTCGAGTCTTTCTGTTAATTTAATGCCGGAATTCCTCTCACTTCCCAAATGAAACAGAACCAAAGTCAAGACAATTTAGCAGGATAATGGGGGAACCCTATGATAGAATCTTCTAGGTGTCTGCCTTCTGTCAGAGGAGATCTTTGGAGTTTCCCTGAAAATAATCAGCTCTGGTGGTTCTTGCTTGAGCCAGCGGAGATGACACCAAAAGTGAAGTAGCTTTTGGGCTTTCTTCTGTCTCAGACCCACAAAATGACCTGTGCTGTGTCAGCACAAGCATACGGAGGGTTTCCCTTTGTTGGAGTCTTTACCTTTCGCACCCAATTGAGAGCCTGGGTCTTTTTAGTGCAAGGTTTTGATCTTTTTTGCTCAATAATTTGTTCTTTGTGTATGTTCAGTGTTTATgaaatttggttttgttttgagaaatGGTTTATTTATGTGAAGAAGACTCATGAGAATGGAGCTTTTGTTTAGCTGTTTAGAAATGCTTGTGCCCagttggaagttttttttttttttttttaatttgttttttgtgtgtgttgagTGCGCTCACCATTTGGTTTAGTTTTGAGAAATGTTTTATatgtgaataattttttttttttaaaaagagctttttgtttttttgggtggTAAATTTCAGGTTTTGGTT is a genomic window of Populus alba chromosome 18, ASM523922v2, whole genome shotgun sequence containing:
- the LOC118051129 gene encoding uncharacterized protein, which translates into the protein MKHPLSDIIISLSLCLLLLLANLTLTESSPQCKAWLVQSIPTDMPHLSPVPGVLTTGDVLLWLAKNSTKSLNVIAQYWQLVASPADPRSGDYGYSKEEMKRFGVDQGSAVYNAIEDAALRNVSIRLLQHSGVYPDFTKEPTDLASGRPNVKSVTLLLSKWWGSGIIHTKVWISDRKDVYIGSANNDWKSLTQVKEVGIYLVDCPKIAKSVETYFGNLWKLASLNSSAYTRTVSDQQWQVNRTVPCWSHFIDSKERCRSPLPRSMKAPHATGYPTLSDPYMFHIPIETPGHSYSNLLPQPSYLSFAPPELSFGRFQADEQAWVDTIKSVGTGSTVRINTMDWLGQSQYVKPTVYWSSLSSVISEVVFSKHATVKLLVAFWAHFIDNTDQYLKSLLYSNVLCSSSKYNNCSGKVEIKYYLVPGYNLTGPAISNGTSTGNIYPGFTRVNHGKYAVSDTRAHIGTSNLIWDYFYTTAGVSFGTYNPAIVSQLQAIFDADWNSPYAIPVGELDEAHRSYSS